A genomic region of Devosia ginsengisoli contains the following coding sequences:
- a CDS encoding DMT family transporter, which yields MSSSAADIRTDNIGRAIVLTLITIGVFGVQDAVSKILVQTYSPFQITMMRYWGFAAFSLLLVMRQAPLRQAFSSRVPMLQVLRGMLLMADIWFFGLALRTVPLGELQAITVVYPLLVTLFAIPILGEKVGVFRFAAVGVGFAGALVIVRPGGLPLDWGVGFALASATFYAIYIVITRKVSQFDSAATSMTYTATVGLVLSAAVGVFFWQPMGWGDFLLVVVIMVTTCAGHGVMVYALSMAPASVVQPFNYFSLPWAILLSAVVFGHWIDPISLLGAAIIAGAGLVVMARERMKRVPVVADPTLPGQE from the coding sequence ATGTCTTCCTCCGCCGCCGATATCCGCACCGACAATATCGGCCGCGCCATTGTCCTGACGCTCATCACCATCGGGGTGTTCGGCGTGCAGGATGCGGTTTCCAAGATATTGGTGCAGACCTATTCGCCGTTCCAGATCACCATGATGCGCTATTGGGGCTTCGCCGCCTTTTCGCTGCTGCTGGTGATGCGGCAGGCGCCGTTGCGGCAAGCATTCAGCTCGCGGGTTCCCATGCTGCAGGTGTTGCGCGGCATGCTGCTGATGGCCGATATCTGGTTTTTCGGGCTCGCCCTGCGCACCGTGCCGCTGGGTGAATTGCAGGCCATCACGGTGGTTTATCCGCTGCTGGTGACGCTGTTCGCCATTCCTATTCTAGGCGAGAAGGTGGGCGTGTTCCGGTTTGCCGCGGTTGGCGTGGGGTTTGCCGGGGCGCTGGTGATCGTGCGGCCGGGCGGCTTGCCGCTGGACTGGGGCGTGGGTTTCGCGCTGGCCTCGGCGACATTCTACGCGATCTATATCGTCATCACCCGCAAGGTCAGCCAGTTCGACAGTGCGGCGACCAGCATGACCTATACCGCGACCGTGGGGCTGGTGCTGTCGGCCGCGGTCGGCGTGTTCTTCTGGCAGCCGATGGGGTGGGGCGATTTCCTGCTGGTCGTGGTCATCATGGTCACGACCTGCGCCGGGCATGGGGTGATGGTGTATGCGCTGTCGATGGCGCCGGCCAGCGTGGTGCAGCCGTTCAACTATTTCTCGTTGCCCTGGGCGATCCTGCTCAGCGCCGTGGTCTTCGGGCACTGGATCGATCCGATTTCACTGCTCGGCGCGGCCATTATTGCCGGGGCGGGGCTGGTGGTCATGGCGCGCGAGCGGATGAAGCGCGTGCCTGTGGTGGCCGATCCGACCTTGCCGGGGCAGGAATAG
- a CDS encoding molybdenum cofactor biosynthesis protein MoaE produces MAVRVSPDPFDPGAETNAFLAAGQGAGAAVTFTGVVRSRPDDPITALTLECYPELAVNQLASIVDRAKTRFGLLAATVIHRYGTLAPGEPIVQVMTLSPHREAAFKGAEFLMDYLKTDAPFWKQETGPGGTHWVEAKAEDDVAKARWE; encoded by the coding sequence ATGGCCGTCCGCGTCTCCCCCGACCCGTTCGATCCCGGCGCCGAAACCAACGCCTTCCTCGCCGCTGGGCAGGGTGCCGGCGCCGCCGTTACCTTCACCGGCGTCGTCCGCTCCAGGCCCGACGACCCGATCACCGCCCTGACGCTGGAATGCTATCCCGAACTGGCCGTCAACCAGCTCGCATCAATTGTAGATCGGGCCAAAACCCGCTTCGGCCTCCTCGCCGCGACAGTCATCCACCGCTATGGCACCCTCGCCCCCGGCGAGCCCATCGTCCAGGTCATGACCCTCTCGCCCCACCGCGAAGCCGCCTTCAAGGGCGCCGAATTCCTGATGGACTACCTCAAGACCGACGCCCCCTTCTGGAAACAGGAAACCGGGCCGGGGGGAACGCATTGGGTGGAAGCAAAAGCGGAGGACGATGTTGCGAAGGCGCGGTGGGAGTAA
- a CDS encoding MoaD/ThiS family protein, translated as MKILYFAWLRERLNRGEEEVSPPAEVATVADLIDWLATRDEAFALAVEKRSLIKAAVDAKLVAHTAPIAGAKVVALFPR; from the coding sequence ATGAAAATCCTCTATTTCGCCTGGCTGCGCGAACGCCTCAATCGCGGCGAGGAAGAGGTGTCCCCACCAGCCGAAGTCGCCACCGTCGCCGATCTCATCGACTGGCTCGCAACCCGCGACGAAGCCTTCGCTCTCGCGGTGGAAAAGCGCAGCCTCATCAAGGCCGCCGTGGACGCAAAGCTCGTTGCCCACACCGCCCCGATTGCCGGCGCCAAAGTCGTCGCCCTCTTCCCCCGATGA
- a CDS encoding 3-deoxy-7-phosphoheptulonate synthase: MLKSTDDLRITEIKPLTTPIEVMRQHPRTDAATRTVISARHAFHNILAGNDDRLAVVVGPCSIHDPAAALDYAKRLVALRESLGDRLEIIMRVYFEKPRTTVGWKGLINDPNLDGSFDIDNGLHTARALLLDIANLGLPAACEFLDMTTPQYIADLVSWAAIGARTTESQIHRELASGLSCPVGFKNGTDGNVKIALDAVASAGQPHHFLAVTKDGRSAIAATSGNEDCHIILRGGKTTNYDAASVDAAAAAAEKAGLAPSIMIDASHANSSKNPENQPLVLADIGNQLASGDRRIIGVMVESNLVAGRQDLVEGRELVYGQSITDGCIDWDTTVTALEALAESVTQRRAATNQAVA, translated from the coding sequence GTGCTCAAATCCACCGACGACCTTCGCATTACCGAAATCAAACCGCTGACCACCCCGATCGAGGTGATGCGCCAGCATCCGCGCACCGATGCCGCCACCCGCACCGTCATCAGCGCCCGCCACGCCTTCCACAATATCCTCGCCGGCAATGACGACCGCCTCGCCGTCGTCGTCGGCCCCTGCTCCATTCACGATCCCGCTGCGGCGCTGGATTACGCGAAACGCCTCGTGGCTTTGCGCGAATCCCTGGGCGACCGGCTTGAGATCATCATGCGCGTCTATTTCGAAAAGCCCCGCACCACCGTCGGCTGGAAGGGCCTGATCAACGATCCCAATCTCGATGGCAGCTTCGACATCGACAATGGCCTGCACACCGCCCGCGCCCTCTTGCTCGACATCGCCAATCTCGGCCTGCCCGCCGCCTGCGAATTCCTCGACATGACGACCCCGCAATACATTGCCGACCTGGTCAGCTGGGCCGCCATCGGCGCGCGCACCACCGAAAGCCAGATCCACCGCGAACTGGCCTCCGGCCTCTCCTGCCCAGTCGGCTTCAAGAATGGCACCGACGGCAATGTGAAGATCGCCCTGGATGCCGTCGCCTCGGCCGGCCAGCCGCATCATTTCCTCGCCGTCACCAAGGATGGTCGCTCGGCCATCGCCGCCACCTCGGGCAATGAGGATTGCCACATCATCCTGCGCGGCGGAAAGACCACCAATTATGACGCAGCCAGCGTCGATGCCGCCGCTGCTGCCGCCGAAAAGGCGGGTCTCGCGCCATCAATCATGATCGACGCCAGCCACGCCAATTCCTCCAAGAACCCGGAAAACCAGCCGCTGGTCCTTGCCGATATCGGCAACCAGCTCGCATCAGGCGACCGCCGCATCATCGGTGTGATGGTCGAATCCAACCTCGTCGCCGGCCGCCAGGACTTGGTGGAAGGCCGCGAACTGGTCTACGGCCAATCCATCACTGACGGCTGCATCGACTGGGACACGACAGTGACGGCGCTGGAGGCCCTGGCCGAGTCGGTAACGCAACGACGCGCGGCGACCAACCAGGCGGTGGCGTAA
- the pgsA gene encoding CDP-diacylglycerol--glycerol-3-phosphate 3-phosphatidyltransferase — protein sequence MAKNPLLLVPNIITIARILAIIPIVWLVMQGDIVLRLVALIIYVIAAASDWLDGYLARAWNQYSPFGRMLDPIADKLLVGILIAALAWDGSFSGWDMIPACAILFREFFIPGLREFLGNIKVVLPVSWLAKWKTTIQLVALAVVLLERIVPGLGLVSDILLWLAAILTVWTGFQYLRASWPHLVEEQK from the coding sequence ATGGCCAAGAACCCGCTGCTGCTCGTTCCCAATATCATCACCATCGCCCGCATCCTGGCGATCATCCCTATTGTCTGGCTGGTGATGCAGGGCGACATCGTGCTGCGCCTTGTCGCGCTCATCATCTACGTCATCGCCGCCGCCAGCGACTGGCTCGACGGCTATCTCGCCCGCGCCTGGAACCAGTATTCGCCCTTCGGCCGCATGCTCGATCCCATCGCCGACAAGCTGCTGGTCGGCATTCTCATCGCCGCCCTCGCCTGGGATGGCAGCTTTTCCGGCTGGGACATGATCCCGGCCTGCGCCATCCTGTTCCGCGAATTCTTCATCCCCGGCCTGCGTGAATTCCTCGGCAATATCAAAGTCGTGCTGCCGGTGAGCTGGCTGGCGAAGTGGAAGACCACCATTCAGCTCGTCGCGCTCGCCGTGGTCCTGCTCGAACGCATCGTCCCCGGCCTGGGCCTGGTCAGCGACATCCTGCTCTGGCTCGCCGCCATCCTGACCGTCTGGACTGGCTTCCAGTATCTGCGCGCCAGTTGGCCCCACCTCGTCGAAGAGCAGAAATGA
- a CDS encoding SH3 domain-containing protein — MALSKKLMAGGLAALALLATAGSAFAAPAVATGNVNVRSGPGTGYARVDVLTRGQQVDVQYCRGSWCFVEKRGPDGWVSASYLSRGSSGGWQGDDDWDRPPHWNPRPPRPPHWDPYPPRPPHWNPRPPRPQPWPTYPGNSGSVCFNGPNGYFCVGN, encoded by the coding sequence ATGGCTCTGAGCAAGAAACTCATGGCTGGCGGCCTCGCAGCACTGGCGCTTCTGGCGACGGCTGGGTCCGCTTTCGCTGCTCCGGCCGTCGCGACCGGCAATGTCAATGTGCGCTCGGGTCCGGGCACGGGCTATGCCCGCGTCGACGTCCTGACCCGCGGCCAGCAGGTCGATGTGCAGTATTGCCGCGGCAGCTGGTGCTTTGTCGAAAAGCGCGGCCCCGATGGCTGGGTCTCGGCCAGCTATCTCAGCCGTGGCAGCAGCGGCGGCTGGCAGGGTGATGACGATTGGGATCGCCCGCCGCACTGGAATCCCCGTCCGCCGCGCCCGCCGCACTGGGATCCCTATCCCCCGCGTCCGCCCCACTGGAACCCGCGGCCGCCTCGCCCGCAGCCCTGGCCCACCTATCCGGGCAATAGTGGCAGCGTCTGCTTCAACGGCCCCAACGGCTACTTCTGCGTCGGCAACTAA
- the uvrC gene encoding excinuclease ABC subunit UvrC has product MTDEIAPPPPSGHEVIRAFVRTLPSAPGVYRMLDAEGAVMYVGKARNLKARVTNYTRPDALEIRLQRMISATVSMEFVRTETESEALLLEANMIKRLKPRFNVLLRDDKSFPYILIATDHEAPELTKHRGTRRRQGHYFGPFASATAVGRTIASLQKAFLLRNCSDSFYAARTRPCLQFQIKRCAAPCTREISLEGYGELVEDARQFLSGKSSAVRDHLQRDMNQAAEQLDFERAALLRDRLSALALIQSQGDATAKTVEEADVFAIHHEGGQFCVQVFFFRAFQNWGNYPYRPRADASLSDAEVLEAFIGQFYENRTPARLVLISHDLAEPEVMTEALSTRAGRRVYIEQPRRGEKRDLVNHALNNAREALGRQLAEGATNRTLLEGVAETFGLEEVPRRIETYDNSHISGTNMVGAMVVAGEEGFSKKHYRTFNIKSDIAAGDDFGMMREVLTRRFTRLANESEDDAEDENTGMPDWPDVVFIDGGAGQMSAVRGVIAELNLPKEVTFIGIAKGEERDAGREKFFMEGREAFMLPHRDPVLYYVQRLRDEAHRFAIGTHRAKRKKDQIKNPLDEIEGIGPTRKRALLNHFGSAKAVGRASLTDLQSVPTISSAMAQLIYDHFNRVE; this is encoded by the coding sequence ATGACCGACGAAATCGCCCCACCGCCGCCCAGCGGCCACGAAGTCATCCGTGCCTTCGTCCGCACCCTGCCGTCAGCGCCGGGCGTCTACCGCATGCTCGATGCGGAAGGTGCCGTCATGTATGTGGGCAAGGCCCGCAACCTCAAGGCGCGCGTCACCAACTATACCCGTCCCGACGCCCTGGAAATCCGCCTGCAGCGCATGATATCGGCCACTGTGAGCATGGAATTCGTGCGCACCGAGACCGAGTCCGAAGCGCTGCTGCTCGAAGCCAACATGATCAAGCGGCTCAAGCCCCGCTTCAACGTGCTGCTGCGCGACGACAAGAGCTTCCCCTATATCCTGATCGCCACCGATCACGAGGCGCCCGAGCTGACCAAGCATCGCGGCACGCGCCGCCGGCAGGGCCATTATTTCGGCCCCTTCGCCTCGGCCACTGCCGTGGGCCGCACTATTGCCAGTCTGCAAAAAGCGTTTCTCCTCCGCAATTGCTCGGACAGCTTCTACGCCGCGCGCACCCGCCCCTGCCTGCAATTCCAGATCAAGCGCTGCGCCGCCCCCTGCACCCGCGAAATTTCGCTGGAGGGCTATGGTGAACTGGTGGAAGACGCCCGCCAGTTCCTGTCCGGCAAGTCCAGTGCCGTGCGCGACCACCTGCAACGCGACATGAACCAGGCCGCCGAACAGCTTGATTTCGAACGTGCGGCCCTGCTGCGCGACCGCCTCTCGGCCTTGGCCCTCATCCAGTCGCAGGGCGACGCCACCGCCAAGACCGTGGAAGAAGCCGATGTCTTCGCCATCCACCACGAGGGCGGCCAGTTCTGCGTACAGGTCTTCTTCTTCCGCGCCTTCCAGAACTGGGGCAATTACCCCTATCGCCCCCGCGCCGATGCCAGCCTCTCCGACGCCGAAGTGCTCGAAGCCTTTATCGGCCAGTTCTACGAAAACCGCACCCCGGCGCGCCTCGTGCTGATCAGCCACGACCTGGCCGAACCCGAAGTCATGACCGAAGCCCTCAGCACCCGCGCCGGCCGCCGCGTCTATATCGAGCAGCCCAGGCGCGGCGAAAAGCGCGACCTGGTCAATCACGCCCTCAACAATGCCCGCGAGGCGCTCGGCCGCCAGCTCGCCGAAGGCGCCACCAACCGCACCCTGCTCGAAGGCGTCGCCGAGACCTTCGGCCTCGAGGAAGTCCCGCGCCGCATCGAGACCTACGACAATTCCCACATTTCAGGCACCAACATGGTCGGCGCCATGGTCGTGGCCGGCGAGGAAGGCTTCTCCAAGAAGCACTACCGCACCTTCAACATCAAATCCGACATCGCGGCCGGCGACGATTTCGGCATGATGCGCGAAGTGCTCACCCGCCGCTTCACCCGCCTCGCCAATGAGAGCGAAGACGATGCCGAAGACGAAAATACCGGCATGCCCGACTGGCCCGATGTCGTCTTCATCGACGGCGGCGCCGGCCAGATGAGCGCCGTACGCGGCGTTATCGCCGAACTGAACCTGCCCAAGGAAGTGACCTTTATCGGTATCGCCAAGGGCGAGGAACGCGATGCCGGCCGCGAAAAATTCTTCATGGAAGGCCGCGAGGCCTTCATGCTGCCGCACCGCGACCCGGTCCTCTACTACGTCCAGCGCCTGCGCGACGAAGCCCACCGCTTCGCCATTGGCACCCACCGCGCCAAGCGCAAGAAGGACCAGATCAAGAACCCGCTCGACGAAATCGAAGGCATCGGCCCGACCCGCAAGCGCGCTTTGCTCAACCATTTCGGCTCCGCCAAAGCCGTCGGCCGCGCCAGCCTGACCGACCTGCAATCCGTCCCGACGATCTCAAGCGCCATGGCGCAACTGATCTACGACCACTTCAACCGGGTGGAATAG
- a CDS encoding SDR family oxidoreductase yields the protein MSNRSAPSPASSVALVTGASDRIGAAIAMALAKAGHAVVIHYRANAEGARAVRDAIRREDGRADIIKADLAKRSQRAALIAKAAAFFGPLAVLVNNASTFEPDSARDMDEALWDAHFAIHAEAPMFLARDFAGQLPAGVTGNIINLVDERVLHPTPAYFSYTLSKSVLWTATRTLAQSLAPAIRVNAIGPGPVLPHTRQSQVEFDRSVAALPLQRHAGPEAIADGVIMLLNTPSMTGQMLALDGGEHLEYLPKSKPTPRA from the coding sequence ATGTCGAATCGCTCCGCACCATCACCGGCCTCTTCCGTCGCCCTCGTCACCGGCGCCAGCGACCGCATCGGCGCGGCCATTGCCATGGCTTTGGCCAAAGCCGGCCATGCCGTGGTCATCCATTATCGTGCCAATGCCGAAGGCGCCCGCGCCGTGCGCGACGCCATTCGCCGCGAAGACGGCCGTGCCGACATCATCAAGGCCGATCTCGCCAAACGCAGCCAGCGTGCCGCGCTGATCGCCAAGGCCGCCGCATTTTTCGGCCCCCTGGCCGTGCTGGTCAACAACGCCTCGACCTTCGAGCCCGACAGCGCCCGCGACATGGACGAGGCCCTGTGGGACGCCCATTTCGCCATCCATGCCGAAGCGCCGATGTTTCTTGCCCGCGATTTCGCCGGCCAGCTCCCCGCAGGCGTCACCGGCAACATCATCAATCTCGTCGATGAGCGCGTGCTACATCCCACGCCGGCCTATTTCAGCTATACGCTCTCCAAATCCGTGCTGTGGACGGCCACCCGCACCCTGGCGCAGTCGCTGGCTCCCGCCATTCGCGTCAACGCCATCGGCCCCGGCCCTGTCCTGCCCCATACGCGCCAGAGCCAGGTCGAATTCGACCGCTCCGTCGCCGCCCTGCCCTTGCAGCGCCATGCCGGCCCGGAGGCCATTGCCGATGGCGTCATAATGTTGCTCAACACCCCGTCCATGACGGGCCAGATGCTGGCGCTCGACGGCGGGGAGCATCTCGAATACCTGCCCAAGAGCAAGCCCACGCCACGCGCATGA
- a CDS encoding DUF1007 family protein, protein MAGAVFVLLGLVAPAMAHPHILIDAKVTVVFDASGAVAGLRHAWTFDSAFSAWMVQGLDANGDRETSPDELQELADENMVGLADYGFYTYAGEGDALMAFTPAGDQRMVYQDGRVTLTYSAEAVTPMPVSGRFELAVYDPEYYVAIGFADASDVTLENAPASCSAVLEPPKPMDPAVEERLYALGPEVLELPPDLAAAMRGTQGMIVVTCGDAPVAAPASALEAVNQVAEARPTMPFGGPPPEPGLNLPRTGFFGWLQDQQRNFYSAMTASLDALRTDWTAFWVLGGLSFLYGIFHAAGPGHGKVVISSYVLANETQLRRGVLLSVLSAMLQSLVAVVFVLVAAGILGMTSIAMGDAANWIGIASYALVALLGLWLVARKVFGWGEHHHGDMAHKAHEHLHGHDHDHEHHDHHDHDHDGHVHVVTPQAAGGSLREQLGVVLAVGLRPCSGALVVLVFALSQGLLPAGIAAVFLMGAGTAITVAVLATIAVTAKGLARRVGGVDNPVTAAVVWWLELLGAVAVLAFGVLLLIASL, encoded by the coding sequence TTGGCCGGGGCAGTGTTTGTCCTGCTCGGCCTCGTCGCGCCGGCCATGGCGCATCCGCATATTTTGATCGATGCCAAGGTCACCGTGGTGTTCGACGCCAGCGGGGCCGTAGCCGGGCTGCGCCATGCCTGGACGTTCGACTCGGCGTTTTCGGCGTGGATGGTGCAGGGGTTGGACGCCAATGGCGACCGCGAGACCAGCCCGGACGAATTGCAGGAACTGGCCGACGAGAACATGGTCGGGCTGGCCGATTATGGCTTCTACACCTATGCCGGCGAGGGCGATGCGCTGATGGCGTTCACGCCCGCCGGCGACCAGCGCATGGTCTATCAGGACGGGCGGGTGACGCTGACCTATTCGGCCGAGGCGGTGACGCCGATGCCGGTCAGCGGCCGGTTCGAACTGGCGGTTTATGATCCGGAATATTATGTCGCGATCGGCTTTGCCGATGCTTCCGACGTGACGCTGGAGAATGCGCCGGCCAGTTGCAGCGCCGTGCTGGAGCCGCCCAAGCCGATGGATCCCGCCGTGGAAGAGCGGCTTTATGCACTGGGACCGGAAGTGCTGGAACTGCCGCCGGACCTGGCGGCGGCAATGCGCGGCACGCAGGGCATGATCGTGGTCACCTGTGGCGATGCGCCGGTGGCGGCTCCGGCGAGCGCGCTGGAGGCGGTCAACCAGGTGGCGGAGGCGAGGCCCACCATGCCGTTTGGCGGACCGCCGCCCGAGCCGGGCCTGAACCTGCCGCGCACCGGATTTTTCGGCTGGCTGCAGGACCAGCAGCGGAATTTTTACAGCGCGATGACGGCTTCGCTGGATGCGCTGCGGACGGACTGGACGGCCTTCTGGGTGCTGGGCGGCCTGAGCTTTCTCTATGGCATATTCCACGCGGCTGGGCCGGGGCACGGCAAGGTGGTGATCTCGTCCTATGTGCTGGCCAACGAGACGCAGTTGCGGCGCGGGGTGCTGCTCAGCGTGCTGTCGGCTATGCTGCAATCGCTGGTGGCTGTGGTGTTCGTGCTGGTCGCGGCGGGGATACTGGGCATGACCAGCATCGCCATGGGCGACGCGGCCAACTGGATCGGTATCGCGTCCTATGCGCTGGTGGCGCTGCTGGGCCTGTGGCTGGTGGCGCGCAAGGTGTTCGGCTGGGGCGAGCATCATCACGGGGACATGGCGCACAAGGCGCATGAGCACCTGCATGGGCATGACCATGACCATGAGCATCACGATCACCACGACCATGACCATGATGGGCATGTGCATGTGGTGACGCCACAGGCGGCGGGCGGCAGCCTGCGCGAGCAATTGGGCGTGGTGCTAGCGGTGGGGCTGCGGCCGTGTTCGGGGGCGCTGGTCGTGCTGGTCTTTGCGCTATCGCAGGGGCTGCTGCCGGCGGGGATTGCGGCAGTGTTCCTGATGGGCGCGGGGACGGCGATCACCGTGGCGGTGCTGGCGACGATCGCGGTGACGGCCAAGGGATTGGCGCGCCGGGTCGGTGGCGTGGACAATCCGGTGACCGCGGCCGTGGTGTGGTGGCTCGAGCTGCTGGGCGCGGTGGCGGTGCTGGCCTTTGGTGTGCTGCTGCTGATTGCGAGCCTCTAG
- a CDS encoding LysR family transcriptional regulator: MTQDLARIRAFVQVFDSGGFSAAARQHGRSKALLSKYVTDLEDYLGVRLMNRTTRKLSLTEAGEAYYREASALLQQLDDLDATITDQTAEPRGLLRVSAPRNFGESTLAPAIYEYLAKYPKVTLDLRLEDRYVDLVDEGIDVALRISTLADSSLIARKIADMHVVVGAAPDLLKQHGTPKHPEDLRHLPCIIDVNLQGQSNWRFIEDGKTISVPVNGPLRVNSPLAARQAAVMGLGFVILPSYLAEPAVVKGELVPVLADFLPTGQTLQAVYPHRRHLAGKVRALIDHLVAWFQSHPVS; this comes from the coding sequence ATGACGCAGGATCTCGCTCGCATTCGCGCTTTCGTCCAGGTCTTTGATTCCGGCGGCTTTTCTGCCGCGGCACGCCAGCATGGACGCTCCAAGGCGCTGCTCAGCAAATATGTGACCGATCTCGAGGACTATCTCGGGGTGCGGCTGATGAACCGCACCACACGCAAGCTGAGCCTGACTGAGGCGGGGGAAGCCTATTACCGGGAAGCCAGCGCGCTGCTGCAGCAGCTGGACGATCTTGACGCGACCATTACCGACCAGACGGCTGAGCCGCGGGGGCTGTTGCGGGTGTCGGCGCCGCGCAATTTCGGCGAGTCGACGCTGGCGCCGGCGATTTACGAATATCTGGCGAAATATCCCAAGGTGACGCTCGATCTGCGGCTGGAGGATCGCTATGTCGACCTGGTCGACGAGGGGATCGACGTGGCCCTGCGCATTTCGACGCTGGCCGATTCCTCGCTGATCGCCCGCAAGATCGCCGACATGCACGTCGTGGTGGGAGCGGCGCCCGATCTGCTCAAGCAGCATGGCACGCCCAAGCACCCCGAAGACCTGCGGCACCTGCCCTGCATTATCGACGTGAACCTGCAGGGGCAGTCGAACTGGCGCTTTATCGAGGATGGCAAGACCATTTCGGTGCCGGTCAACGGGCCGTTGCGCGTCAACTCGCCCCTGGCGGCGCGCCAGGCGGCGGTGATGGGTCTCGGATTCGTCATATTGCCGTCCTATCTGGCGGAGCCGGCCGTGGTAAAAGGCGAACTCGTGCCGGTGCTGGCCGATTTCCTGCCGACCGGCCAGACACTGCAGGCGGTCTATCCGCATCGGCGGCATCTGGCAGGCAAGGTGCGGGCGCTGATCGACCATCTGGTCGCGTGGTTCCAGAGCCATCCTGTCAGCTAG
- a CDS encoding MarR family winged helix-turn-helix transcriptional regulator — protein sequence MSRPSSRSTLYRLIEAGQLAHKALLLPLMERGLEPGDDAILFELGRSGTTEAALAAELGLGEDALAARLSRLLDRGLVTRQAVGPELAPGVALTERGVRIRNGLADHWAQLEDALMGELKPKQRKKLAERLKRFVDLLRL from the coding sequence ATGTCCAGACCGTCATCCCGATCCACGCTTTACCGGCTCATCGAGGCCGGGCAGCTCGCGCACAAGGCGCTGCTGCTGCCTTTGATGGAGCGCGGGCTGGAGCCCGGCGACGACGCCATCCTGTTCGAACTCGGCCGCTCGGGCACCACCGAGGCCGCGCTCGCCGCCGAACTCGGGCTCGGTGAAGACGCCCTGGCCGCCCGCCTGTCGCGCCTGCTCGATCGTGGGCTGGTCACCCGCCAGGCCGTCGGCCCCGAACTTGCCCCCGGCGTGGCGCTGACCGAACGCGGCGTCCGCATCCGCAACGGCCTTGCCGACCACTGGGCCCAGCTCGAAGATGCCCTGATGGGCGAACTCAAGCCCAAGCAGCGCAAGAAGCTGGCCGAGCGCCTCAAGCGCTTCGTGGACCTGCTGCGTCTTTAA
- a CDS encoding branched-chain amino acid aminotransferase, with amino-acid sequence MAGVPMDQRDGWIWFDGEFKPWKDAKVHVLTHGLHYASSVFEGERAYGGEIFKSREHTERLIRSAKTLDMPMPWSVEQIEEAKRAVLEKNGLVDAYVRPVAWRGSEELSVPARNNTVHLAIAAWVWPSYFSVEEKLKGIRLEWSKWKRPSPETIPSSAKAAGLYMICTLSKDAAMANGYADSMMLDYRGYVAEATGANVFFIKGKDITTPTPDCFLNGITRQTLIDLAKRNGYTVTERHIMPEELAGFDECFLTGTAAEVTPVSEIGQYRFTPGEGCRTLIDAYSAEVQPKRAAAE; translated from the coding sequence ATGGCAGGCGTGCCGATGGACCAGCGGGATGGCTGGATCTGGTTTGATGGCGAGTTCAAACCGTGGAAAGACGCAAAGGTTCACGTGCTGACGCATGGGCTGCATTATGCCAGCTCGGTGTTCGAGGGTGAGCGCGCCTATGGCGGCGAAATTTTCAAGTCGCGCGAGCATACCGAGCGGCTGATCCGCTCGGCCAAGACGCTCGACATGCCCATGCCGTGGTCGGTGGAGCAGATCGAGGAAGCCAAGCGCGCGGTGCTCGAAAAGAACGGTCTGGTCGATGCCTATGTGCGTCCCGTGGCCTGGCGCGGTTCGGAGGAACTGAGCGTTCCGGCCCGCAACAATACGGTGCATCTGGCGATCGCCGCCTGGGTGTGGCCGAGCTATTTCTCGGTCGAGGAGAAGCTCAAGGGCATCCGGCTCGAATGGAGCAAATGGAAGCGCCCCAGCCCGGAGACCATTCCGTCCTCGGCCAAGGCCGCCGGCCTCTACATGATCTGCACGCTGAGCAAGGACGCGGCCATGGCCAATGGCTATGCCGATTCCATGATGCTGGACTATCGCGGCTATGTGGCCGAGGCGACCGGCGCCAACGTGTTCTTCATCAAGGGCAAGGACATCACCACGCCGACGCCGGATTGCTTCCTCAACGGCATCACGCGGCAGACGCTGATCGACCTGGCCAAGCGCAATGGCTATACGGTCACCGAACGCCACATCATGCCGGAAGAGCTTGCCGGGTTCGATGAATGCTTCCTGACTGGTACGGCTGCCGAGGTTACGCCGGTCAGCGAGATCGGCCAGTACAGGTTCACGCCGGGCGAGGGCTGCCGTACGCTGATCGACGCCTATAGCGCCGAAGTCCAGCCCAAGCGCGCCGCAGCGGAATAA